A stretch of DNA from Microlunatus sp. Gsoil 973:
CCGCGCCGCCGGTGCTGCTGCACAACGACTTCCATCTGGGCAATCTCGTTCTCGACGCGCCGCTCGGCCGGCTTGCCGGCGTCTGGGACTTCTCCTGCGTCGCCACCGGCGATCCGAGCGTCGAGTTCCGTTACCTGGTCGGTGATTCCCGGGAGCTGGCGGCTCGGATCGCCAGTGCCTACGCCGCGCGCACCGGCCGGGAGATCGATCTTGGTCTGGCCGCCGCCGTGCTGAAGCTCGAGGAGGTTTCGGATGCACTGGAGGAGGGCCGGGATCCGGTGCCGTATCTGACCTAGCGACCGACCGCCGGACCCGGGATGGCAGGCTGTGCACATGGCTGCCGAATCCACCGCCGACGCCCCGTTCCTGGAGTATCCCGAGTCCCGCGCCGGCGACTTCGCCGAAACGCTGCACGGCCGGACGATCGCCGATCCCTACCGGTGGCTGGAGGACCCGGACTCCGACGAGACCCGGGACTGGGTCAGGCGGCAGAATCTCTTCACCGAGAAGGTCTTCGCCGACATCAGCGAACGGGCCTGGTTCACGGCGCTGATGAACAAGATCGTCCGGCGCCCGCGGGCCGGTGTCCCGGTCAAGCGCGGCGGCCGGTACTTCGTCAGCCGCAACGACGGCAGCCTCAACCAGGACCAATGGTTCGTCGCCGACAGCCTGGAAGACCTGCGGGCCGGTGGCCGGCTGATCATCGACCCGAACATGCTGTCCGAGGACGGGACGACCTCGATCCGCGGCTTCACCGTCAGCAAGGACGGCACCTACCTGTGCTACCAGGTCAGCGAGGGTGGCAGCGACTGGGTCGACTTCAAGCTGGTCGACCTGGCAACCGGCGAATCGGTCGATGACGCGCCGATCCAGACACGCTTCACCAGTGCCGTCTGGCTCCCCGACAACACCAGCTACCTGTATTCGGCGGTCCCTCACGAGGGGCGCGGCGAGGGATCCCAGGCGACCCAGGTCAGGACCGGACTGCTCAAGCTGCACCGGGTCGGCGACCCCGAGGACGCCGACCGAGTGATTCTCGACATCCGCGAGGAATACCAACAGGGCTTCATCGGCGCCCAGGTGTCGCCGGACAACCGGTACCTCGTCCTCACCCTCGTCGAGGGGACCGAACGGGTGAACCGGCTGTGGATCCACCGGATCACCCAAACCGACGGCCGATCGACCCTTTCCGAGCCGATCAGGATCATCGACAAGGCGTACGCCGAATTCGACTTCGTCCGCAGCGACGGTGACACGATCGTCCTCTACACCGATCACGAGGCCGATCACGGCCGGATCGTCAGCGTCGATTTGGCAGAGTTCGAACGGACCGGAGAGTTGCAGCTCACCGAGCTCGTCGCCCAGACCGGGGACTCGACCATCGGCACCGCAGCCGCCGGGGACGAACTGCTCGTCCTGCGGCTGGTCGACGTCCAGCCGGTGATCACCCGTTACGGCCTGGACGGCACCGAACTGGGCACCGTCGACGTCAACGGCGGGTCGGTCGTCGGGTGGTGGGCCGACCCGGACTCCGACGAATGGTTCGTCGGTCTCTCGACGGTCACCTCACCGACGCGCGCCTATCGGGTGCGGGTCGGGTCCGGCACGGCCGAGCCGCTGGATGATCTTGTCCCGCCGGGTGCCGGGTTCACTCCGCCCGAGGTGACCATCGAGCGTCGTCGCGCGATGAGCAAGGACGGCACGCAGGTCCCGTACTTCTTGATCACGCCGCAGAACACAGAGCCGGCCGACGGTCCGCGGCCAACGCTCCTGTATGGCTACGGCGGCTTCACCATTCCCGTCGAGGCCGACTACCGGCCGATGTGGCCGGGTTGGCTGGCGGCCGGCGGCGTGATCGCCATCGCCAATCTGCGTGGAGGAACCGAATACGGACGGTCCTGGTACGAGGGCGGTCGGCTGGCCAACAAGCAGAACGTCTTCGACGATTTCATCGCCATCGGCGAGGAGCTGATCACCAGCGGTGTCACCAGCCATGATCAACTGGCCATCCACGGCCGGAGCAACGGCGGCCTGCTGGTCGGCGCGGTGATGACCCAGCGTCCTGATCTTGCTGCCGTCGCGCTGCCCGGCGTCGGCGTGATGGACATGCTGCGCTTCCACAAGTTCACTGCGGGTGCAGCCTGGACCTCCGACTACGGGAACCCCGATGACCCGGCGGACTTCGAGATCGCGTTGGCGTATTCGCCGCTGCACAACATCGGACAGGCCGAGTATCCGGCGACGCTGATCATGACCGGTGATCACGACGACCGAGTGGTGCCGGCGCACAGCCTGAAGTTCGCCGCGACACTGCAACAGGCCCAGCGCGGTCCGGCACCGGTGGTGGCGCGGATCGAAACCCAGACCGGCCATGGGATGGGCAAGCCGACCGCGATGGTCGCCGCCGAACTGGCCGACATGCTGGCCTTCGCCGCGCACTACACCGGGCTCGACGTACCGGAGGACGCCGGCGATCAGGACCGCAGCGCGTAGGTCAGGATCGCATTCCCTGCGCTGGTCCTGGTTGCGTCGACCAGGACCAGCCGGGTCAGCGGCACGCTCTCGTCGAACAGCCGACGCCCCTCGTTGGTGACCACCGGATGCGTGGTCAGGGTCAGTTCGTCGACCACCCCGGCCAGGAACAGCGAACGCACGGTCTCGATCCCGCCACCGACCGAGATGTCCCCGCCCTCGGTCTCCTTCAGCTGACGGACGTACTCGACCGGATCACCGTCGACGACTGTGCTGTTCCAGGGCAGATCCCCGGACAGGGTGGACGTGATCACATGCTTGCGTACCGGATTGATCCAGGCGCCGAACGGATCGTCATGGCCCGGCCAGTACTCCTTCCACTCCTCCCACAGCTTGCGCCCGATCACCATGTCGGTGACCGGCCCGATGACCTTGCCCATCATCGCGCCCTCCTCCTCGCCGAAGGCGTCGAACTGCCAGAGGTTGGGGCTCTCCACCACGCCGTTGACCGAGTGGAACAGGTGTGCGGTGACCTTGCGAGTCATGATCGTTTCTCCTTCGAGGAGGTGGTTCGGTTGACCCTTCGATACAACAGACGACACGGACCGCCGGAACTGATCGCTGCCGCCGAACTTTTGTGGTGATCCGGTCAGCGCCCCCGGTTGTCGTCGACGACCCGGGACGGAAGCCCGAACTCGACGAACGGTTGCGGACCCATGAAGTGGGTGATCGCCGCGATCCGGCCGCCGCGGTGGTCGAGCACATGGAGCGCGAACGGTTCCCATCGACCGTCGCCGACGTCGTGGTAGACGGCGACCGCCGGTTGACCGTTGGCGGCGGTGATGATGGTCCTCGAGTTGCGGCAGATCTGCCCGGGTCCCCGCCACCAACGTTCGATCTCCGCGCTACCGCGCAACCACAACTCGTACGGCGGCATGCTGAAGGCGGCGTCCTCGGCCAACAGGCTCACCAGCCGGTCGACGTCGTACGCCTCGAACGCCGCGACGTAGTCGTCCAGCAGCCGCTGGTCCGGGGACTCCGGCGGCGCCGGATCCGGATCCCGCGCGGCAAGCGTCCGGCGTGCCCTGGCCAGCGCCGAGTTCACCGAGGCGACCGACACCTCGAGCAGCCCGGCGCATTCCTGGGCGGACCAGGCCAACACGTCCCGCAAGATCAACACGACACGCTGCATCGGCGGCAGCACCTGCAGCGCGGTCACGAAAGCCAGCCGTACCGAATCGCGCAGTTCGACGGTTGCGGACGGATCACCCAGGTGAGCGCCGAGGAAGTCGTCGCGGATCGGTCCGATCCAGGTCGCCTCCGGCAGCGTGGTCAGCGACCGCGGATCGTCCGGGACGTGTCCCGGGGAGCTGAGATCGGCCGGCAGCGCCCGGCGTTGTGGTGCCTTCTTCATGTCCAGGCAGATGTTGGTGGCGATCCGGTAGAGCCAGGTGCGCAGCGATGCCCGGTGGTCGAAGGTCGCTGCACGCTGCCAGGCGCGCACCATCGTCTCCTGGACCGCATCCGCGGCCTCGGCGTAACAGCCGAAGTAGCGGTAGCAGTAGCCGAGCAGTTCGCTGCGATAGCTCTCCGGGTCCAGTTCGTTGACGGTGGCCGACACGGAGAGCAGCCTATTGCGCCGGATGCCGCCGCATCGGCTGGTTCAGCGGACCCGGCGGATCGCTCCGCCGGCCTGCGGTATCGCGACCTCGGGATGCAGGATCGCGGCCAGTGCCTCCACACCGTCGACCAGCCGCGGTCCGGGCCGGACCATGATCCCGTCGGCGTCGATCGCCCACAGCTGGGCGTCGGCGAACTGCTCGACGAACTTCGGGTCGCCGAGCAGTCGCTCGGCCTGCCCGACGGCGCCGGCCAGATCGAAGCCGCACGGCGAGATGACCAGGATCTCCGGACGGGCCGCGGCGATCTCGGGCCAGCTGGTGGCGGCGGATCGCTGACGCGGCCGGCAGGCGACCGGCTGCCCGCCCGCGGCGGTGACCATGTCCGGCATCCAGTGGCCCGCACCGAACGGCGGGTCGATCCATTCGATCACCGCCACCCGGGAGCGTGGCAGGCCACGGACGGTTTCGGCCACGGCATCGAGCCGGGCGCCGAGTTTCGACATCAACGCCGAGCCGCGGTCGGGGACGCCCGCCGCCCGGGCCACCGTGCCGATGGAATCGATCACCTCGTCCAGCGAGTAGGGGTCGAGGGTGACGACCTCGGCGTGACAGCCCAGCTGCTCGGCGGCGTCCCGTACGGTTTCGGTGGGCACGGCGCACACCGCGCACAGGTCCTGGGTCAGGATCAGGTCGGGCTGCAGCTCACCCAACGCTCCCGCGTCCAGGGTGTACAGGTCCTCACCGGCGGCCAGCCGGTCCCGGACGCTGCGGTCGATCGTCGCCGGGTCGACGCCTGCGGTGGACATGCCGCCGACGATGATCTGCTTCTCCTCCCTCGCCCGGGCCGGCTCGTCACACTCGAAGGTGACGCCGTACAACTGATCCTCCAGCCCGAGTGCGTAGGTGATCTCGGTCGCTGAGGGAAGCAGGGAGACGATCCGCATAGCCACGACCGTAACCCGAGCCGTGGGTAGCCTGGGACCATGAGTGAGCTGCCGATCTCGTCGAAGTACCGGAGTACGCCCGATGCACCGGTGACCGACGACGAGCGCGAGCAGTTGACCCGGCGACTGAACGATGCCTTCGCGGCCGGGAAACTCGACCAGGACACCTACTCCGCCGACCTGGACCGGTTGTACGCGGCCCAGCGGCTCGGCGAGCTGGTGCCGGTGGTGGAGAAGCTGCCGTCGGTGCAGACCTACAACAACCCCGACATGGTGCAGCAGTCCGCCGACGTACGTCCCGGCGAGGTCTCGCCGGCCAGGCCGGCGAACCGGCTGACGATCGCCGTCATCGCGGCCATTGTGCTGATCGTCATCATCATCGCCGTACTGCTGGTGGCCATCCTCTGACGCCCGCTCCACGCGCCTTCGCCCCCACGCCCCACCTCACCCGGTTGCCGCACCACCTGCTGCACCCCGCACCGGGTGTACAGGGTGCGGGGTGCAGCAGGTGGTGCGGCAAGGGGGTGGGGATCAGTGCAGGGCCTCCGGACCGAAGAGCACGACCTTCAGCGCGCCGCTGGTCGCCGGGTCGGCGAACACGTCGTACGCGTCCTGGATCTCGTCCAGTCCGAACCGGTGGGTGACCAACGGCGGCAGCTCCAGCCGTCCCTGGGACAGCATGGCCAACAGTGTCGGCGTCGACGAGGTGTCAACCAGCCCGGTGGTGATCGTGACGTCCTTGTCCCACAGCTCCTCCAGGTGCAGCGTGACCGGCGCACCGTGTACGCCGATGTTGGCCAGGTGCCCGCCGGGCCGGATCAGCCGGGCGCACAGCTCGAACGTCGCCGGGATGCCGACCGCCTCCAATGCGGCGTCCGCTCCCAGACCGTCGGTGAGCTCCCGCACCCGGGCGACCACATCGTCGTCGGGGGAGAGCACCTCGTCGGCCCCGGCGGTCAGCGCCGCCTTGCGGCGTTCGTCGGCAGGATCGACGGCGATGACGCGCAGCGGGGAGTAGAGCCGGCTGGTCGTGATCGCGGCCAGGCCGATCGGCCCGGCGCCGACGATGACGACGGTTGCTCCCGGCCGGACCCGGCCGTTCAACACCCCGACCTCGTACGACGTGGGCAGGATGTCGGCCAACATCACCGCCTGCTCGGCGCTGATCGACGCCGGCAGCTTGTACATCGACCGCTCGGCGAACGGGATGCGAACCTTCTCCGCCTGCGTGCCGTCGACCAGGTGACCGAGGATCCAACCGCCACCACCCAGGCACTGGCCGAACCGCTGCTGCCGACAGTAGCTGCAGCGTCCGCACGCGGTGACACACGACATCAGGACGCGGTCTCCCGGCGTGAACCCGCCGACTCCCTGGCCGACCTCGAGGACTGTTCCGACCGCCTCGTGGCCGAGCACCCGGCCGCGCTCGACGCTCGGCACGTCACCCTTGAGGATGTGCAGATCGGTGCCGCAGATCGTCACCGCGTCGACGCGCACGATCGCGTCATCAGGTCCGCTGAGCTGGGGGTCGGGCACGTCCGTCCAGACCCGTGACCCGGGACCGCCATAGACCAAGGCTTTCATCGTCGGACTCCTCGCGTCGCATCGTTTCCGTACACACATCGGGCCGTCCTGATCAATGAGCTGATCAGACCTCGTCACCCGACGTCTCTCATCCTGGCCGTGATGCCCGGCCGCGGGTACGGTCCGAATCTCCTGTCCCTGCGGGACTTTCGTCACTGACGGCCCGGGCGGCGCGGGCACCAGACTTCTGGTCGGCGGCAGATCCCTGCAATCCGAACGCGGCACCCAACAGGAGTGAATCGATGAGGGTACGACCCGAGGCGGATCCGACAACGAGCCGGATGCTCCGGGGGCCGGTGGTCGACGTGCTGCTGGCCAACGGCGATGTTGCGACGCTGAGGGCTCTCCAGCCCGATGATCACGACGCGTTGGTGGAGCTGCACCGGCGGACCGACGCGGAGAGTCTGCGGTTGCGCTTCTTCAGCAGCAATCCCGCGGCCGGCCTGCAGTACGCAGAGGGGCTGATGTCCCGGATCGAGCAGGTGATTGCCCTGGTCGTCGTGCGCCGTGGGGTGTTGATCGGTGTCGCTGCTGTCGAGCCGGCCGGTTCGGACACTGCCGAGGTGTCGTTCCTGGTCGATCCCGCCGCGCAGGGACTGGGTATCGGAACGCTGCTTCTGGAGCACCTCGCGGCGGCCGCGCGGAGTCGTGGCATCGATCGGTTCGTCGCCGAGGTGCTCGCCGAGAACGCCCCGATGATCAAGGTCTTCACCGATGCAGGATTCGACCTGCGTCGCCGGATCGATCGTGGCGTGATCATCCTGGAGTTGGACACGGTGGCCTCGGCGAAAGCGGTGGCAGCCGCCGACCTGCGCGAGTCCCGCGCCGAGGCTCATTCCCTTGCCCCGTTGCTGCATCCCCGCAGCGTCGCGATCGCCGGAGTGCGTAGGGACGGCACCGGTGTCGGTCGCGCGGTGCTGCAGTCGATCATGAACGGCGGGTACACCGGAGTGATCCGGCTGGTCCATCCGCAGGCATCGGTGATCTCCGGTATTCGGGCCCACCCGGATTTCGCCGCGATCGGTGAGCCGGTCGATCTGGTGATCATCGCGGTACCGGCGGGGCAGGTGCTGCCGGTGATCACCGAAGCCGCCGAAGCCGGCATCCGGGCCGCGGTGGTGCTCGCGTCGGGATTCAGCGAGCTCGGCCAGACCGGTCGCACGCTACAACACGAGATGGTCCGGGTGGCCCGCCGCCACGGCATGCGGATCGTCGGGCCGAACTGTCTGGGCGTGATCATCGGCGATCAGGACGTACGGCTCAACGCGACCTTCGTTGATCAACTACCTCCGCCCGGTGGCTTGGCGGTTGCGTCGCAGTCCGGTGGTGTCGGCATCGCCCTGATCGACGCCGCAGCACGCACCGGGCTCGGGGTGCAGTCGTTCGTCTCCCTGGGCAACAAGGCCGACGTCTCCGGCAACGACCTGCTGGGTGCCTGGATGAACGACGAGCGGGTCACGGCTGCCGCGCTCTACCTGGAATCGTTCGGCAATCCGCAGAAGTTCGACCGGCTGGCCCGCCGGTTCACCGAGTCCAAGCCACTGCTCGCGGTGATCGGCGGCCGGTCGGCCGGTGGACGACGCGCCGGTGCGTCGCATACCGCCGCCGCAGCGCCTCCCTCGGTCGGGGTCCAGGCGCTCTTCGCCCAGGCCGGCGTGATCGACTGCCGGGACCTGGACGAACTCGCCGACACCGCGCGGCTGCTGCAGAGCCAGCCGCTGCCCGCGGGGCTGCGGGTCGGGATCGTCAGCAATGCCGGAGGCCTCGGCGTTCTGGCAGCCGACGCGGCAGCCGCCAGCGGCCTGCTGGTGCCGGAGCTGACACCGGAGTTGCGGCAGCGGATCGCTGCCGGTCTTGGATCGGGTCGCAGCGTGATGGCGGCATCGTCCCTGGGCAATCCCGTTGATCTTGGTGCCGGCGTGACAGCAGACGGGTTCACTGCTGCGGTCCGCGAGGTCACCACCTCAGGGGAGATCGACTCGGTGTTGATCATCCTCGCCGGTACCGCGGTGACCGATGCCCGTGCCGTGCTGGCCGGCCTCAACGGCGCGGCCGGCCGGCCCGGCGCTGATTCCTGTGCCGACTCCCGGGAAAACCTCGGCAGCGACGGACAGACCCGGGTACCGCGGACGTTGGTCGCCTACGGTCCGGGCACCGACACCGACGACGCGCGGGTCCGCAGCGACGCGACCCGGTACGTCCGGATGCGTTCCGCCGGTGCGGCGCTGGCCGCGCTGGCCCACGCCGCTCGTTACCGCAGCTGGCGGGAGGGCGGCGGCGGCGAGCTGCCGGCCGAGGACCGGCCGAGGGCGGACCGGGCCCGGCGCACCGCACGTCGCGAGCTGGCTGCTTCGGCCGCGGCCGGTCGGGACGGCTGGCTGACTCCCGATGCCGCCGCCCGGCTGCTGGAGGCGTACGAGATCCCGCTGACCGCCGGCCAGGTGGTGGTGGGCGCGGAGCAGGCGGTGGCCGCCGCGGACCACAGCGGCTACCCGGTGGTGATCAAGGCCGCCGACCCGACCGTTGTGCACAAGACCGATCGCGGTCTGGTCCGTACCGGGCTCACCACCCCGTCCGCGGTACGCCAAGCAGCCGCCGCGATGACCGCCGAACTGGGTGAGGGCCCCGAGGGGCACGATGCGCTATTGGTTCAGCCGCAGGTCGGCGCCGGCGAACCGGGGGTCGAGTTGGCGTTCGGCGTCGTCCGCGACCCGTCGTTCGGTCCGTTGGTGATGGTGGCGGCCGGGGGAGTTGCGATCGATGTCTGGGCCGACCGGGTCTTCCTGATGCCGCCGTTGCGCCAGGGTGAGGCCGCCCGCGCGTTGCGTCGGCTGCGGATCTGGCCGCTGCTGGCCGGGCACCGCGGCAGCGGCCCGGCCGACATCGCCGGCCTGGAGGCAATGCTGCTCGGCCTGGGTCGGTTGTCCCTCGACGTACCGGAGCTGGCCGAACTCGACCTCAACCCGGTCATCGCCCTGCCGGCCGACGTCGCGAGCAGCCCGATCGCCTGTGTGGACGTCAAACTGCGGCTGGCCGAGGCCGTGCAGCCCACCGCCGGTGAGGCGCCGGGGTTGTCGCCGAGTTAGCCGAGTCAGTCGGGTTAGCATTGCCTAACAAATGTGGTCGACCACACATCCTGGTCGGTCGTGAGGATTGGAATGCGTCGTTAGGGTGTGGCTGTGCCCCGGCAGATCATCACCGGTCAGAAGATCGCTGACCACGTCAAGAGACTGGGCGACCTGTACCCGCCCATCCCGTTGGACACGGTGGATCGCACCATTCTCGACCCGGACGCGGTCAAGTCCAGGTACAGCCACGTGCTGGACTATCTGGCCAGGGTGGAGCTCGAGGTCGACCGGAACGTACTGGAACTGCTGGTCCTGCTGCCCGACGTCGACGAGACCAATCGGATGTTCTACGCCGACGTGTGGCAGCCCCAGGAGATCCAACACGGGTTGATCCTCGACCGGCTCCAGCAGGATCTTGACATGCCACCCGCCGACCCGCATCTCGAGGTCTCGGCGAAGATCAAGATGCTCGGTGCCCTGGCGCACTTCGAGCCGATCCAACAGATCGCCAAGTTGTTGTACTACCTGACCGGTGCCAGCACCGAGCGGCAGGCGGTGCTGGCCTACAACCAGATCCACACCGGCCTGACGGAGCTGGGCGAGCGCGCGATCGCGGAGACGATCATCAGCCCGATCAAACAACAGGAACCGGGGCACTTCGCCTTCTACCAGATGTCTGCCACAGCGATGGTCCAGAACGGGGAACTGAGGCCCTGGCAGTTGTTCCTTGCCCGAGTGCTGCGGGAGAAGTCCTACGGCCTGGTCGGTACCAACGCGCTGGACAGCTACAAGGCCGACATGGGGGCGGTGATCATCAGCCTCGGCATGGAGGACGGGCTGGAGGAGTACGCCCGGGGAGATCGGCCGGGTCGAGTCCCGGCTGTTGTGGGCGACCGAGCAGGGCATGGACGTTCCGCCGTACATCCTGAAGGCACTGCGGGAGAGCATCGACCTGTACTACGAGCGGCAGTCCCGCGGACTGACCGGATCGGTCGCGGCGCGCTGAGCTTGTCGGTGGGTGTTCGTACCCTGCCGGTATGACTGGGATCCAGCTCACGTGCGCGCAAGCCCGCCGGATCGCCGTCCGCGCGCAGGTCCTGGACCGGCCACGGCCGACGGAGGTGCTGCCCGTGGTCCGGCAACTCACCGTGTTGCAGGCCGATCAGACCAAGGTGGTCGCCCCGAACGCCCATCTGGTGCTGTGGAGTCGGATCGGATCGGCCTACGACCGTGACGAACTGGACGATCTGCTGGCGACCCGGGAGCTGATCGAACTCGACGGGATGATCAGGCCCGCCGAGGACATCGCGCTGTACCGCGCGGAGATGGACGCCCAGGCCGACGGCGGCGAGCTGGACGGTTGGGATCGCAGCGCCTGGGAGTGGGTGGACGCCAACGACGGCTGCCGGTTGGACATCCTCGACCGGCTCGCCGACTCCGGCCCGCTGACCTCACGTGATCTTCCGGACACCACGGTGCTGCCCTGGCGGTCATCGGGCTGGAACGACGGGCGCAATGTGCGGATGTTGCTGGAGATGATGGCGCGCAGGGGCGAGGTCGCGGTCGCCGGTCACCAGGGACGGGACCGGTTGTTCGATCTTGCCGAGCGGATCTATCCCGACCAGGACTATCCGCCGATCCAGGAGGCGCTGCGGATCCGCAACCGACGTCGGCTGCAGTCCCTCGGCATCGCCCGGGCCAAGTCCGCCAAACAACCCGGTGAGCCCAACGACGTGGGCGAGGTGGGCCAGCCTGCTGTCGTCGAGGGCGTCCGCGGCACGTGGCGGGTCGATGACGGTCAACTCGAACGGCTCGACGAACCGCTGGAGGGCCGGGTCGCCGTCCTGTCACCGCTGGACCGGCTGGTCATGGACCGGAAGCGGATGACCGAACTCTTCGAGTTCGACTACCAGTTGGAGATGTACAAACCGGCGGCGCAGCGACGCTGGGGCTATTACGCGCTGCCGATCCTGAGCGGCGATCGGCTGGTCGGCAAGGTGGACGCCGCGGCCGATCATGAGTTGGGCGTACTGCGGGTCGAGGAGATCCACGCCGACGAGCCGTTCGACGCCGACCTGTCGGCGGCGGTGGCCGACGAGCTCACCGACCTGGCGGCCTGGCTCGGCCTCGAGCCTGCCTGAGTGACGAACTCCTCCAGCGTGGTCACGGTCGCGAACCGCCCGGCCAGCGCGTAGACCGTCCGCTCAACGACGGTCTGCGCCGGAAGCGTACGGGGATCGTCGACCACCCGGTCGAAGTCGCGATCCAGGGACAGCCCGGGCGCGGCCAGCGGCTGGGTCGCCGTGGCGTCAGCGACGAAGGTGACCTGGTAGCCGAGGTCGGAGGCGACCCGCGCCGTCGTCTCGCAGCATTGCTCGGTCCGGATCCCGCTGATCACCACCTCGCCGACACCGGCACCGGTCAGCAGTTGCTGCAGATTGGTCGTGGTGAACGCGTTGTGGGACGTCTTGGTGATCACCGGCTCCCCGTCGGCCGGCTGCAGCGGCTCCAGCGGGCGTACCTGTCCCGAGGCAGGATCGAACACGCCGCCGGTGCCGGGTTCGGTGTGCAGCACCCAGACCACCAGATCGCCGGCCGCCCGGGCCGCGTTGACCAACCGGTCGCAGCGGTCGGCGATGTCGGGATGGTTGATCAGCTCCCAGCTCCGTCGGGCACGGAATGACGCCTGGACATCGATGACGAGCAGTGCGCGGTTCATGCAGACGATGGTCGCCCGATCACCGACCTCGGGGCGAGGCCCGTCGCGGTCAGGTTTCGTGCGATCCCGGCCAAACGAATCCGGGAGCCCGGCCCGCCGGGCGGCCACCTCGCGACACGCCGCGGAAATGAGGGGATTATGTGACCCCTCGGCGGGTTGGGGGGCGATTTGGGTGGGAGGGCCTGTTGGCGTAAAGTTGACGGTCGGCCACCTGTGTCGGTGGTTGCATCCTGTTCTCAAACACCCAGATTGAGAGTTTATGGCGAAAAAGGAAGGCGCCCTCGAGTTGGAGGGCACCGTGGTCGAGGCCCTGCCCAACGCGATGTTCCGCGTGGAGTTGGCCAACGGACACAAGGTGCTCGCCACCATCAGCGGCAAGATGCGCCAGCACT
This window harbors:
- a CDS encoding dihydrofolate reductase family protein, whose translation is MTRKVTAHLFHSVNGVVESPNLWQFDAFGEEEGAMMGKVIGPVTDMVIGRKLWEEWKEYWPGHDDPFGAWINPVRKHVITSTLSGDLPWNSTVVDGDPVEYVRQLKETEGGDISVGGGIETVRSLFLAGVVDELTLTTHPVVTNEGRRLFDESVPLTRLVLVDATRTSAGNAILTYALRS
- a CDS encoding RNA polymerase subunit sigma-70, translated to MSATVNELDPESYRSELLGYCYRYFGCYAEAADAVQETMVRAWQRAATFDHRASLRTWLYRIATNICLDMKKAPQRRALPADLSSPGHVPDDPRSLTTLPEATWIGPIRDDFLGAHLGDPSATVELRDSVRLAFVTALQVLPPMQRVVLILRDVLAWSAQECAGLLEVSVASVNSALARARRTLAARDPDPAPPESPDQRLLDDYVAAFEAYDVDRLVSLLAEDAAFSMPPYELWLRGSAEIERWWRGPGQICRNSRTIITAANGQPAVAVYHDVGDGRWEPFALHVLDHRGGRIAAITHFMGPQPFVEFGLPSRVVDDNRGR
- a CDS encoding prolyl oligopeptidase family protein gives rise to the protein MAAESTADAPFLEYPESRAGDFAETLHGRTIADPYRWLEDPDSDETRDWVRRQNLFTEKVFADISERAWFTALMNKIVRRPRAGVPVKRGGRYFVSRNDGSLNQDQWFVADSLEDLRAGGRLIIDPNMLSEDGTTSIRGFTVSKDGTYLCYQVSEGGSDWVDFKLVDLATGESVDDAPIQTRFTSAVWLPDNTSYLYSAVPHEGRGEGSQATQVRTGLLKLHRVGDPEDADRVILDIREEYQQGFIGAQVSPDNRYLVLTLVEGTERVNRLWIHRITQTDGRSTLSEPIRIIDKAYAEFDFVRSDGDTIVLYTDHEADHGRIVSVDLAEFERTGELQLTELVAQTGDSTIGTAAAGDELLVLRLVDVQPVITRYGLDGTELGTVDVNGGSVVGWWADPDSDEWFVGLSTVTSPTRAYRVRVGSGTAEPLDDLVPPGAGFTPPEVTIERRRAMSKDGTQVPYFLITPQNTEPADGPRPTLLYGYGGFTIPVEADYRPMWPGWLAAGGVIAIANLRGGTEYGRSWYEGGRLANKQNVFDDFIAIGEELITSGVTSHDQLAIHGRSNGGLLVGAVMTQRPDLAAVALPGVGVMDMLRFHKFTAGAAWTSDYGNPDDPADFEIALAYSPLHNIGQAEYPATLIMTGDHDDRVVPAHSLKFAATLQQAQRGPAPVVARIETQTGHGMGKPTAMVAAELADMLAFAAHYTGLDVPEDAGDQDRSA
- a CDS encoding ABC transporter substrate-binding protein, which gives rise to MRIVSLLPSATEITYALGLEDQLYGVTFECDEPARAREEKQIIVGGMSTAGVDPATIDRSVRDRLAAGEDLYTLDAGALGELQPDLILTQDLCAVCAVPTETVRDAAEQLGCHAEVVTLDPYSLDEVIDSIGTVARAAGVPDRGSALMSKLGARLDAVAETVRGLPRSRVAVIEWIDPPFGAGHWMPDMVTAAGGQPVACRPRQRSAATSWPEIAAARPEILVISPCGFDLAGAVGQAERLLGDPKFVEQFADAQLWAIDADGIMVRPGPRLVDGVEALAAILHPEVAIPQAGGAIRRVR
- a CDS encoding DUF1707 domain-containing protein, whose translation is MSELPISSKYRSTPDAPVTDDEREQLTRRLNDAFAAGKLDQDTYSADLDRLYAAQRLGELVPVVEKLPSVQTYNNPDMVQQSADVRPGEVSPARPANRLTIAVIAAIVLIVIIIAVLLVAIL
- a CDS encoding zinc-dependent alcohol dehydrogenase family protein codes for the protein MKALVYGGPGSRVWTDVPDPQLSGPDDAIVRVDAVTICGTDLHILKGDVPSVERGRVLGHEAVGTVLEVGQGVGGFTPGDRVLMSCVTACGRCSYCRQQRFGQCLGGGGWILGHLVDGTQAEKVRIPFAERSMYKLPASISAEQAVMLADILPTSYEVGVLNGRVRPGATVVIVGAGPIGLAAITTSRLYSPLRVIAVDPADERRKAALTAGADEVLSPDDDVVARVRELTDGLGADAALEAVGIPATFELCARLIRPGGHLANIGVHGAPVTLHLEELWDKDVTITTGLVDTSSTPTLLAMLSQGRLELPPLVTHRFGLDEIQDAYDVFADPATSGALKVVLFGPEALH